The DNA window AGATTCAGCCAAAGCTATAGTAGCCTACGAAAGAAGATATTCTACCTTAATCATATATATGTTCAGAATTTAACATATGCATGGATGTGCTAGTTAAATCCATCCTGTGTGCTCAAGGATTATAGAAATTCATCATTGACCCGGATTTTGAGACAATCTCTGCTTTTCTagacaaatttaaataaaagtaaataccCCGTGTCTCTAAATAGAGGACAGTGTTTTCTGTATTCACACATGTTAAGCCTATGTTTCCATTGGTAACTGTAACAGGAAATGTCGTTATTAAGTTACACTCGGAAATTACAATGACTATCATTAGAATTTCACACTGTAATATTTTATCAAGTGGGTAAGCAATGCTAATTAACTGATTGATAGTGAAAGAAACACGTTCACCATAACATGAGAGCATGCACGACATGGAAATATTACCACATTATGATGACGTTCTTTCACTTATAAATGTACTTTAGAGTTACATTGGCAGTTCCACGCTCTATAGAGTTAGGGGATGAATTTTCTGTTAAAGCTACACGCTATTGGTAGAGATTAGTACCTCTTGGtttaatatttaacattaacTCTATGATTATGCATATATGATTACATTATGATAGCTGACACCATCTACTTTGACTTCGTCTTCGCTATAATgagattttgaaatttggtGAGAGCAACATAGTAAATGAAAAGTTCAGTTAAGCATCTTTTGCTATCAGTGTTTTAAAAATGTGAAGCTTTCATGATAAAAAGTGGTAACCCATTACATGATTTGACGTTACGTCACCATAAAAAGTAGTTGCAAGGTATGCTAGACATACTTGGTGACTGATATTTTAACCTTTTGTAAACTCAAATTCACAATTGAGTGTTATACCGCACTCCCGTTTCACTTGAACCCACTTGATGTTAGGTTTATCTCAAAAGTAAGTTCACTATGTATGCATGTAATCTTTCAAGCGCTAAAAACTCTTTAATTGTGGtctttttttctcaggaaagaaAAACGATCTCATCAAGTATTCAAAAATAGCCTATCGAAAGCAATACGAAACAGCAAAGCCATTTCCTTCCATGAACAAGTGTAATGTTAACAGTATATTTGTTAAGGGAGGTATTTACTGCTCCGCTCAGGAGGAGCAAAAGCCCGATGTGCTAGAATCTTACAACGATATTCTGAGCAGCCCCAAAACTAAGTCAAATAGGAAGATCATCGAGGCTGATCCTGGGTTCGGGAAATCAACACTTGCATCACAGTTTGTCTATGACTGGTGTACTAACAACCCTGAATCTCCTCTCAAAGATGTGGAAATACTTATATTTCTCCAGTTGAGGCAACTAACAGGTGTAAATTCTATATACACTGCCATAAAGAATTCCATAGTGCCCAAAGATGAGGACATGGATGAAGCATGCATTAAGGAAATCCTCAAAGTATACAAAAAGTCTGTTGTCATGTTATTTGACAGTTATGACGAGTATCCTGACAAGAATGAAACCGAAACAGATATCTTCTCCATCATTGAGATGAAAATGTTTCTAGATATTCTTGTCATCATACTTACCAGGACATTGATCCTCCCGCCTAACTTACACCCCGAAACAAAACGAATCAGATTAACAGGGTTTGGGGTGGCTGAACGTCGAAACTATGTCCTGAAGGCTGTGGCTGATGATGCCCGGTTGGCAGATCGGATCGAAAAGGAGCTTCAGATAAACCCCTTCTTAAGGGATCTCTGTCAGGTCCCTCTCTTCTCCACTATGGTCGCTCACATAGCACACGAGAGGCCAGAAATCGAGATATTTAGCACAGTAACAAGATTTTTCACTTATGTGATCGAATGCGTTCataatcatatgaaaatcaAGAAAGATGCTAACACTGGGGTGCCTGCTTTTGAAACGGAACTAGCTAAACTGTGCCGCATTGCTTTCGATGGCCTCACACAGAAGAACCAGCAGCTGACATGGGAGAAGACATATTTAGTTTCAGAACTTGGACAAGAGTTCTATGATAACTATATTAATCTCGGGATGTTGGCACAGGAAGTGGTTTTTGACATCCCCAAGGGTCGATATAAGACGGTTGCACGAATATGGCACAAAATCATCTGTGAGTTTTATGCCTCTCATCATCTGGTTTGGATTCTTAGTGAAGGTAAGTCCTCAGTACCGATACTATTGGTGCCATAATAAGTCATCTCTGATGTGTAAGATAATTAGTAAACTTGAGAGATGGAAGTATTTTTCGTATGTCCTCTCATGTGCACAAACAAACAGCTTATGCTCCTCGTACCCCACCCCACAGTGTCTGCTGTAAATTAACATTCATACAACACGCGCGACAATGTAAGCAAATAGAGAGTGATATTTTACCACTCACCCGGTTCAACCTAAGAAAGAATTGGGTTTtgatctttttatatttttgtttgttgtatttgAAGGCAAGAGAGACTTAAGGTAGAGATACCTCCAGGAACACCAAGGCAATGTCAGATAAAGCAGACTACACTGGATTTTCAAACGAATTGTACACATCTGGGTAATCTAGGATGGACATGAGTTCTTATATTGCTGTGAATGTATAACCATATCAAACACTTTGACTTTTCTATTTATTAAAAACCACGTTATTCAGCCTTTTAACTTGATTTTTGCGCGTCAGTAATATAAACTCATCCCCACATATTGTTAAATGCCTTTCCTGTTGTTAAAGTTGATTGCTTCGTAAACTTATAAGATCAAAACTAAGCAAGTAAATAGATAAACCAGATCCTCATCACATTTTATATCACAAAGATATGATATATTAAAGTTGTTaatattttgcatctggcaacagtacaattataaatatcatcaagGCAACGCTGCtgaaaatatctttcttttatttataatttttcaatcatttatcGAAAAAGCCATGTAGTATTAGCCTTTAAATCGTATTTTTACCTTAAAATGAGTAGTAGCATTGACAGTCATGATTCCGTGTTCCTTTTAGTGTTCGATTATTCGTTAAGTCATCCTAATCCAAAATTATTAAAAGTGAAGCGTTTGATATCTCATCTCACAAAGATTTCATAGATGACCTGGTCGACTAACACAATAACAATACATCACACACCGTGACTTTCTTCATCCTAGGCAACTTTAGTTTGCAAGGATAGAGACAAGAACACAaactaataaataacatttaatggAATCTGTTATTTGGTAGCATTGTAAGAGTGAATCATGTGATACATCAGTCAAAACCTAATATCAGgaaaaacttaaatattattttcatgacCCAATAAAACTAGATCATCCTCTGCAAATTCTGTCTTTTCCCTGTAATTGTTtttcaaagtaaatttaacatttcGAGGGTAATATGCTGTGAAGTATTTGTCAAAACTTTTACCAATTCTAGCAGAGAACTATAGATCAGCAACATTGATGACCCTAACTCACGTGATGTCAATAGTATAATACATTATGCACAATTATTTCcataataatttgcatagtaATCCATTACTGAAAAAGGCACTTAAGGTCGTACTCCATATTAATAAACAAGCACTAACTGTAAACAATTCTAGTCTTAAAACACTCTGTCTAGAGCCTGAAACAGGATGTCCTGTTTACATAGTAATACCATGTTCAGGCCATACCACTCCAAATTGGAATGTTACTTTCAAATAACATTTCATATGCTGTTATCTCAAGAAGCCAACTATGCATGCACAGTACCGCAGGTTATGCTACAGTATTGATAGTATATGTACCACCAACCACAATATCAGCCGGGACATTGTAGGAATAGGAGTGTTTTGCTCTCCAAGCATCTTTTAATGGAGTTTGTAAGTTTCTTGGACTGTGGAATCAAGGAAAAGACAGTGTTAAATTTGATTCaattacttaagtgaaatgaaaatCAGAATCTAAAGGCCAGAAAATTCCTATACAGAGCACACCAAAACTTTGAATGAAATGATATATCAAGAATGAAGTATTTTTGTATCAGCATGAATGACTTACCCTAGGCTATCAATCTGAATGCCAATGGCACCGCTTAAAAACTCAGTGTACTGTTGTAATAAATGATAATTTAAATCTTAACCAGGAATGCAAAAAGCATTGATGTTTAGATTACATGCAACAAGCTGCTCCTTCAAATATGATGATTCCATTCTTTTACAGATATATATCTTACAAGTTTCCACAGTTTGCTCTCTGTTTCACTGACATGAAAGGACCATTGAAGATCACTAACTGGAACATAGTAATGTATATCAGTAATACATCCACTCAGACATTTCCTTATTGATGACAATATTATCAACACTTGACCAAAACAATGTAAGGTCTGTTAGAGGATGTTACAAAATTGACTAGTTGAGAGAAATACATCCAGTTTTACGTTTTCATTGTAATATCTACGAAATGAGCTATGACTTTTATTTCTGTGTTGTTTAATGTGTCCCTTCACAAACTGAATTGCTAAGATCAAGATTACTGACAATGTGAGCAAGCATCTACCAGAGATGCATATTTGACTCATTCTTCCTTTTGGCTGCAAATAACTTAAtataacctttgaccccaaTTGACCCTACCTTTGATTATTGAAGTCCTCACAGGGCAACAACTTGGCCAAGTAGTATAAGCAATGGGACCACTGTGGTAAACCAGTCAGATCTACTGACCTACATTATATTgagtaatgatgatgatatcaCTCACTACATTGCATATGGCTTCTTTTGGTAAGCCATCCTGTTCTGTGCTAATACCTAAAATGAAACACTGAAGCATGTAATGAAGTTAGGTATAGGGTTGGAAACCTAAATTCTGAATATTTTCCCTTACCTAACACGAATatattcgataagtattcaaagatttccttagtattcagaaaatctaccatataacacacagtacaaatAAGTATTCCAATACTAATACGAATAAATATAAGCCTTCGTCAGAGccgaattatgtaaatgagttaagtattcgaatacctgttaggtattcgaataggtattcgaatagctattcaaataggtattcgagtagcttttggaatagctatttgaatacttagctcatttacatataagtattcgctcatttaaataattcggctctgacgaatacttatagttattcgaatacttattcgctagtattcgaatacttgtatgctaattagttatgttatgaaggcttaacaggtttctgaatacttacttgaatacttattgaatacttgtatgctaattagttccaagtaaggagagttaggaatttggccagcttgttgtcctagCTTGTTGATTAAATCTGATattaaaagttgaataacattcacaaggaataaatatctatttgaaatggagtattaagcacagaatactaaaacagtagGTCTTATGAATATGATGGATGAAATTTTGGAAACGCTTCAGCTTTTAAATCCTCCGcggtatatttcaaatatttttgcgCTGTTCAAAgtgtaagggtgttagccactgaaaataaatgtttgttcttgatcagagaactctgggtttggtgggaagaccaaacacagagcagaTACATCAAAACTGGAAAACTCAAccggattggatcaaaagaaattataattatgaataacaaacaatattcagctgatatgggcccagtcaaagaattaaataaaataacttacagtcgtgaggtcacacccaaatgttaaagtaaatacactaaatttaaaagtctgttctggtgagttggcctgctggtgacatcaagtattctacgacatcatatcttccacgacatcagatattccACAACATCAGAAATAGTTGAACACaataaatggtattatgaatgtccgatcccaacaaaGTATTATCCTTCAATTTATAAGCAATGGTGTCGCAGGGTATgcttcagtaaaataatgtcaatatcctctGTAGTGAAATCATGTCCTTTATAAGAAATAGTGTCCCGGAATAtactttattgtaaaataatatcctttataataaaatagtgtcccagactgtccattgaatatcacaacttccataaaatgATAGGGACCacagtaacttgaactatgtaaattaaggtttaaaacaaactatccagccattaaaactatctttctcttcttttgcaactgccttgctcagatacttatagccaactgcctaactccttctacccctcacaaaactccctttgttactaaaatatacacacacagaccccatttcctgtgaaagctaatttccaggaagaacaagatagttgcctagcaacctaGAAGAGGTAGAAGTGTAGAGGTTTTaatccacaagacaacatacaaatatactgtacaaatgtatagcccctCTGTTCAGTGAGCACTGCACAATGCacctaataaacaagtaaaactatggtacaaaacaaaacttgctctagagctgaccatcttacaaaaGGAAATAAGTATTTGAATAGGCATTCAATGAAATAGGTGTTCGAATACTTATTGGAATAGCTATATTTAGCATTCTCTAAGCATTCGAAGGAaagaagtattcgaatacctattggAATAGTTATTTTAAGTATTCGATTAGTTATTCTAAAGTCTGAAtgcttaaatttttgaaataccAACTGTATAGCTATTCAAATACTTAGCGAATACTTAATAGTTATTCGTGTTGGGTAAGGGTTGGCTtcaaagaataaaacattaattgtTGACATATTTGTCTGAGTTTCTGTCAGGCACAGTGTATCCTACAATGAACATCAGATGGACCATTAATAATATCTGTCATTCTGTCTTCATTGTTTCTGCTGCCTAGCACAAATATTGAACTTGAATCAATCCCTGAttcatgtttttaattacaGTGATATTAATGATGTCACAACACCCTAAAACAAAACATCATTGACATACACCATGTGAATGATAGTTTTACAAATAACACTATATACAATGGTTACTGATTAAATTATAGGAAGTGTTGATGCTACAAATAAGACAATGGTACAGTGACACTATTACAATGTGTCAACACCTTGATCTCATGCCTACAGTAAATTGTACACATTAAAACCCATTCTGTCTGCTTGGATTTGTAGGAGCGTCTTCAGTAGCGTCATCAATCAATCTGAAGGAAACCTTGAACAGCATCAACCAGCTTGACCTCCAGTATGTCTATC is part of the Apostichopus japonicus isolate 1M-3 chromosome 22, ASM3797524v1, whole genome shotgun sequence genome and encodes:
- the LOC139963618 gene encoding uncharacterized protein isoform X4, which codes for MAANLNPVDIKPDLKKAVNAGFGSFKVALATLLTVKIVLDLATFFEYPPVVIEELSNAASAGLLMIRYMEERGQIEPTSIVTLLCALKKMCLSGIEMRVRKLYEEHTGRLCSSDDQSKAQLEGKKNDLIKYSKIAYRKQYETAKPFPSMNKCNVNSIFVKGGIYCSAQEEQKPDVLESYNDILSSPKTKSNRKIIEADPGFGKSTLASQFVYDWCTNNPESPLKDVEILIFLQLRQLTGVNSIYTAIKNSIVPKDEDMDEACIKEILKVYKKSVVMLFDSYDEYPDKNETETDIFSIIEMKMFLDILVIILTRTLILPPNLHPETKRIRLTGFGVAERRNYVLKAVADDARLADRIEKELQINPFLRDLCQVPLFSTMVAHIAHERPEIEIFSTVTRFFTYVIECVHNHMKIKKDANTGVPAFETELAKLCRIAFDGLTQKNQQLTWEKTYLVSELGQEFYDNYINLGMLAQEVVFDIPKGRYKTVARIWHKIICEFYASHHLVWILSEGASSVASSINLKETLNSINQLDLQYVYRFACGLNKSAADIIIKHLQKTEEGRQFAILCMLEQEEKSDQYQQSVKDLVSSNIFISSIDAKLLQRSTIQVLEVASAKQIPISCVVLNYCYPRVDESGLNLILESGLSLSILSSLQKLQICDYRRRLTNEEWAAILSYSSQCTSLKELKFVWYYLPDTIPVGSIPSSLKSRNVKVWNLIDSAYDEYRRLNLQTGQWQACDEDGNLPGEEGFDVRTYQLSLARFNQRSLARFN
- the LOC139963618 gene encoding uncharacterized protein isoform X7 is translated as MAANLNPVDIKPDLKKAVNAGFGSFKVALATLLTVKIVLDLATFFEYPPVVIEELSNAASAGLLMIRYMEERGQIEPTSIVTLLCALKKMCLSGIEMRVRKLYEEHTGRLCSSDDQSKAQLEGKKNDLIKYSKIAYRKQYETAKPFPSMNKCNVNSIFVKGGIYCSAQEEQKPDVLESYNDILSSPKTKSNRKIIEADPGFGKSTLASQFVYDWCTNNPESPLKDVEILIFLQLRQLTGVNSIYTAIKNSIVPKDEDMDEACIKEILKVYKKSVVMLFDSYDEYPDKNETETDIFSIIEMKMFLDILVIILTRTLILPPNLHPETKRIRLTGFGVAERRNYVLKAVADDARLADRIEKELQINPFLRDLCQVPLFSTMVAHIAHERPEIEIFSTVTRFFTYVIECVHNHMKIKKDANTGVPAFETELAKLCRIAFDGLTQKNQQLTWEKTYLVSELGQEFYDNYINLGMLAQEVVFDIPKGRYKTVARIWHKIICEFYASHHLVWILSEGASSVASSINLKETLNSINQLDLQYVYRFACGLNKSAADIIIKHLQKTEEGRQFAILCMLEQEEKSDQYQQSVKDLVSSNIFISSIDAKLLQRSTIQVLEVASAKQIPISCVVLNYCYPRVDESGLNLILESGLSLSILSSLQKLQICDYRRRLTNEEWAAILSYSSQCTSLKELKFVWYYLPDTIPVGSIPSSLKSRNVKDIYKNL